In the Vicugna pacos chromosome 24, VicPac4, whole genome shotgun sequence genome, one interval contains:
- the LOC140688980 gene encoding uncharacterized protein isoform X1, with protein MGGRTDAGTHPELPAARREPGAPGPAPEEEGGLGTGPPLAVEPSAAAAAGQELVSLKPGKAAVLVATHFSEQIETVIKKFQPQPGYRGAARPGVLPPPRRKHSASAGSPRAPAPWPQPGPTPLTSGLWYVRAWPVPARPACETLAGPQARMMGQASAPGFLWIFLLLLLLRLLPGHEVCVTVEADVGPSCALHWCRASSWVLVGGR; from the exons ATGGGCGGACGCACAGATGCGGGAACCCACCCAGAGCTACCGGCAGCCAGACGGGAGCCCGGCGCTCCGGGGCCAGCTCCTGAGGAAGAAGGCGGCCTGGGGACCGGGCCGCCACTTGCCGTGGAACCCtcagcggccgccgccgccgggcag GAACTTGTGTCCCTGAAGCCTGGTAAAGCTGCAGTGCTGGTTGCCACTCACTTTTCTGAACAGATTGAAACAGTCATTAAAAAATTTCAG CCCCAACCAGGTTATAGAGGTGCTGCCAGGCCTGGAGTGTTGCCGCCGCCTAGAAGAAAGCATTCCG CCTCTGCTGGCAGCCCCAG AGCCCCTGCGCCCTGGCCCCAGCCTGGCCCGACCCCACTCACCTCTGGACTTTGGTATGTCAGGGCCTGGCCCGTGCCTGCCCGCCCAGCCTGTGAAACCCTGGCGGGCCCACAAGCTAGGATGATGGGCCAGGCATCTGCCCCGGGCTTCCTCTGGATCTTCCTTCTGCTACTGCTGCTGCGGCTGCTGCCAGGGCACGAGGTGTGTGTCACCGTGGAGGCAGATGTGGGGCCGAGCTGTGCACTGCACTGGTGCAGGGCAAGTTCTTGGGTTCTTGTTGGCGGTCGCTGA